From one Lycium barbarum isolate Lr01 chromosome 6, ASM1917538v2, whole genome shotgun sequence genomic stretch:
- the LOC132600540 gene encoding tRNA dimethylallyltransferase 2 produces the protein METDQEHEQKTQNPNNGTTKDEIKLNPTSNSKTKVVLIMGATGAGKSKLAIDLASHFPIEIINADSMQVYQGLDVITNKVTPQEQKGVPHHLLGTISPSVEFTARDFRDSAISIINEVWSRNRLPVIVGGTNYYIQALVSPFLLDDSVEDAEANCFSDSQEDEQPDLEVELMSEDYDCAYNRLKDIDPVAANRIHPNNDRKINQYLNLYARFGVIPSKLLQERTVENWGQVDNSRHDFCFLCVNASLTTLDPFVDRRVDHMVDAGLLKEVFDIYTTNADYTKGLRQAIGVREFEPFLRRYIPEHQKPCDESHVQTLNDQTLKQNIQQIVDSPDDNEWKTLLTEAIEQVKLNTRRLVRRQRRRLNRLQMLFGWNIHYVDATKSILSGADDIWAVEVVKPSVGIIKSFLTGESSTENGGNVSEEMKLKQKDLWTQYVCEACGNKVLRGAHEWEEHQKGRHHRKRISRLKKSGSLCL, from the exons ATGGAAACTGATCAAGAACATGAACAAAAAACACAAAACCCTAACAATGGAACAACAAAAGATGAAATCAAGCTCAACCCCACTTCAAATTCAAAGACAAAAGTAGTATTGATAATGGGAGCAACAGGTGCTGGCAAATCAAAACTTGCTATTGATTTGGCTTCTCACTTCCCTATTGAAATTATCAATGCTGATTCTATGCAG GTTTATCAAGGATTGGATGTTATTACCAATAAAGTTACTCCCCAAGAGCAAAAAG GAGTGCCTCATCATCTTCTTGGTACTATCAGCCCCAGTGTTGAATTTACTGCCAGGGATTTCCGTGACTCAGCTATTTCT ATAATAAATGAGGTATGGTCCCGCAATAGGTTGCCAGTTATAGTTGGAGGAACAAATTATTATATTCAG GCTCTTGTGAGTCCATTCCTTCTTGATGATTCTGTTGAAGATGCAGAGGCTAATTGCTTCAGCGACTCTCAAG AAGATGAGCAACCTGATCTTGAAGTTGAACTTATGAGCGAGGATTATGATTGTGCTTACAACCGTCTTAAAGATATTGATCCAGTTGCAGCCAACAGAATTCATCCAAATAATGATAGAAAG ATAAACCAATACCTGAATTTGTATGCACGATTTGGTGTTATTCCAAGCAAACTTCTTCAGGAGAGGACTGTAGAG AACTGGGGTCAAGTTGATAATTCAAGACATGATTTCTGCTTCTTATGTGTGAATGCATCTCTTACCACTTTGGATCCATTTGTCGATAGAAGAGTTGATCACATGGTTGATGCTGGTCTATTGAAGGAAGTTTTTGACATCTACACTACGAATGCAGACTATACAAAAGGCTTGAGGCAGGCCATAGGTGTTAGGGAATTCGAGCCATTTCTTAGGCGTTACATACCGGAACATCAAAAACCTTGTGATGAATCTCATGTGCAGACACTAAATGATCAGACATTGAAGCAAAATATACAGCAGATTGTGGATTCCCCTGATGATAATGAATGGAAAACTCTTCTAACTGAAGCAATTGAACAAGTCAAATTGAACACACGGAGACTAGTTCGACGTCAA CGGAGAAGGCTTAATCGGCTGCAGATGCTGTTTGGATGGAACATACATTATGTTGATGCCACAAAGTCCATATTAA GTGGTGCTGATGATATATGGGCAGTAGAAGTGGTCAAACCCTCTGTAGGAATAATAAAATCCTTTCTCACTGGCGAATCCAGTACGGAAAATGGTGGCAATGTTTCTGAAGAAATGAAGTTGAAGCAAAAGGATCTCTGGACTCAGTATGTATGTGAG GCATGCGGTAATAAGGTCCTTAGAGGCGCGCATGAGTGGGAAGAGCATCAAAAGGGTCGTCATCATCGAAAACGAATTTCCCGGCTTAAGAAGTCGGGAAGCTTGTGCTTGTGA